A segment of the Takifugu flavidus isolate HTHZ2018 chromosome 7, ASM371156v2, whole genome shotgun sequence genome:
TGCAGATCGAGGGCAGAGATAATGACCAGCCTGGAACTATTAACTCACAGCTCTCCTATAGAATTATGAGCCAGGAGCCGGAAGGCATTGGTGAAATGTTCCAAATTGATGAAAAGACGGGAAAACTCTATGTGAAGGAGTCAACACTGGACAGAGAGGTGAAGCACGTGTGTTTCTTCACATATGCTTCACTCTGACTGGTCTGTAGTCGTGCTGTGTGGTTGCCATGGATATTTGTCCATTTCAAAGTTGCGTCCATATTCACAGGACATTGTCTTTATAAGATAGTTTTAACAACACAAAGCCATGTCATCACCCATTTTTCTCGTAAACTATTTCATCACTAAATAGGACTATTGGACAGCAAGTTTGATACCTTGACTGATACCTCGTGAGATTCAACATAGGATCCTCTGCTGGTTTCTCCTCAACAGACTATTGACTTTTATAGACTAGTCATCCAAGGAGTGGATCTGGGAGGAGCCGCAGGAGGGCTGAAGGGGTCAGGAACCGTAGAGATCAGAGTTCTTGACATCAATGACAACATCCCCACTTTGGAGCAGTCTGAGGTTTGAGTTATAcgaaacacacacctacagtatGAGCACACACCCGAACACACACCAGTCTCATCCATCCATATCATGACTTTACATTTGGAGTGAACTACTGTTCATAATGGGGCTTGTTTTCTACAGTACACTGGCTCAGTGGATGAAAATATTCATGATGTAGTTGTGTTGAGAATACAAGCTCTGGATCTGGACCTTGAACACACCGACAACTGGCGTGCTGTTTTTGTAATCCTTAAAGGGAACGAAGACAATCTCTTTAGTATTGAAACAGATGAAAACTCTAATGAGGGCATCCTGAAGCTGATAAAGGTATCACCAGTCATATCTTTTCAGATACAATGACAGCATAATGGTTTTGTGCACTGTTTGATTTCAGTGTCTTGTATTGCTGTATTTTCCACAGCCTGTAGATTTTGAGGAAGTCCAGAATCTTGAGCTCTCCCTGCTCATTAGGAATGTGGCTCCTTTTATAAAGGGTGATGCAGTGGTGATGGATGTGGGGGTTAAAGTTGGAGAGGGGGAACCTCTGGCACCTGAAGCTGGCCCTGATGGGGGTGCATCAGCAGAGGTAGGATTACATATAGAAGGTCATGCTGGTGTGCAAGGCCCAGGAGTGGATCTGAGTGCAGGACTTCACCCAGAGGCAAATATAGATCTTGACATAAATGCTGGTGGAGTTGAACCTGAATCAGAACCAAAGGGAAAACGTTATTCCATTATGATAGCAGTAAATAATGTGCCAGAAGATCCTGCCTTCGTACCCCAGTTCAAGGAAGTTCCTGTTACAGAAGATCCATATGATCAACCTGAGGACGGGATCATCGCAGTCTTAGCTGCTGTAGATCCTGACACTGGAAAACCTGCTGAAAATGTCCGGTTAGTCATCAGACCGACCGTAGTGATAGTTGTGTTGTCAACATTGGTGTGATGAAATGGCAGCTGTATTGTTCACTATTTAACGAAAATGTTCTTGTCAAAAGTAGATTACTTTCATTCATCTAAACTCCAATATTGTTGGAGTTCTAGTGATCCTAATTTAGTTGATTAGCAGGAAACATAATCTGGCAATGCTTGAAATGCTTCAAAAACTGGGAGCAACTAAACAACCTCTTTTCAAAGCAACAACCTTAACATAAACTTCTGGTTCAGTGTGCTTCATTTCATCTTCTACATTCCTGTTTTTACTCACTGTAATTATTGGACCTTAGGTATGCCAAAGCCTCTGACCCAGATAACTGGTTTACTATTGATGAAGACACCGCTGAAATTAAACTCAACAAGAAACCAGACAGAGAGTCACCATTCGTGGTGAACGGAACTTATATCGCCAAAATTGTGGCTGTATCTAAAGGTAAGACAGATGACAACACTTGcgtctaaaagctttttgtcactttatttttttccctcctgccagCATTATATACAAGCAACCTTAGTTATGAAAAAGTCGTAAATGTCTGATTTATTACCTGTACCTGAGTTGGATGGCAGTCATAATTGCATAGTTGTACAGGTAATTTATGAACTCTCACCTGTCATCTTTGACTGAACAGCTCAAACCAGTTTGTATGGGTGGTAACTGTTAAGAGGTGGTCAACATTGTCACTACATAAGAGAGTCTCAAATTGTTCTTATGTTATCTCTCTAATGCAATCATATGCTGACTTTGCTTGAGCTTTGCGAGACCATTCATGCCTGATTGCATCACGTAGCTACTAACAGCATGGCGTTCCTAAAACATTTCAGAAGTTAAATGTAGCAAATCATTGATTCCTCACACATTAAACACATTGGGGAATGCTTAGAGCGTGACCCTATCGGCTGTTGTCATCCTCAGAGGATCAATCAGTAACAGCTACAGGAACCATTGGCATCAAGGTCACAGACTCCAATGACCACTGTCCGACCCTGACCAGCACCCACAGCAGTCTGTGTGCTGATAAGAAGACTGTGTACGTCACTGCTTTGGATGAAGATGCTAACCCCAATGCTGCTCCGTTCACGTTCACAATTGACCCAGAGGGCTCTCAAGGCAGCTGGGACATAGAAGTCATCAATGGTAAAACAACACATTAACTGTGCTGGAGCTTTCTCCTGAGTTTGTGTATCTATGCAAATATTCAAGGTTGATATCCAATGTTGACATTTAGACCTGGGCATGTGGTTTCTAAATGTATTTGTGGCATCTGTTTGAGATTATGCAAGTCACAAAGATAATGTACCTCAATACTTTGGCAAGAGAGATATGATGTTTTGATAGGGCAAGAACTGTACTTTACATAGGTGACATTAGTCCGTTACAATGGGACTGAGTTTGCTGACAGGTCTTTTGACCTTATTTAGGTACGACGGCTGCTCTCCATTCTCGTGAGAATCTGTGGCCTGGTATTTACAAGCTGCAGGTGATGGTTTCAGATGCTCAAGGTCTCTCCTGCCCAGTCGACGAGGTGTTCACCCTCCATGTTTGTACATGTGTGGACTCCGACATGTGTCACTTCAGGCCAGACAGAAGGGTGACTTCATCGTCtgagctgtcagctgcagctATCGGCCTGCTGCTCCTGGCTTTGGGTCTACTGTTGCGTGAGTTGTTCATTTGTGACTGTGTAATATTATTACACTGGTGAGCCTAAGCTGACTTTAGGTGTAAATGCTTGTTTCATCGACAGCTGGTGACTTGTCCAGTGTGACTGTCAACTACCCAAAATTAGCCCGATATAAAAGCTTTTTGTCTATATTTGACAAAAAAACTTCCAGAAGGAGGACATGTTCCTCAACTAGGATGTTGATTTGATCTCTTTTCCTAcagtcctccctctgctgctgctgttctgccagTGTGGAGGAGCAAACACCATCTTTCCAGACCAATTCACTGATTTGCCATTTGAGGCCAAACAACACCTCATATCATACCACACCGAGGGCAACGGCAAAGATGAGGTGGGGTTTTATAACTGTCCAATTAGGTTAGAGTGGATTTCCAAATGTTTCATGACCAGAACCTGCTTGTGTCCAAAGATGAATATTACTGTACAAAAGAGCTATGCTTTGAATTAATACAGTGTGGAAAGACTTACATTTCTGATCCTGAGTTGTGAAAAATAAGTCTTATTTAAAAAAGCATTGCCAATGTTATACATTATTAATTTTACATAttactatttttttaaattattttttaattaattattaattttgttttcccagatagatagatagatagatagatagatagatagatagatagatagatagatagatagatagatagatagtggTACTGCTGATGATCCCCATCCTGCTGCTACTACCATGCTCTCTTCAGATCTAACAATGTTCTCTTGTTTCTGAAGGAAGTACCACTTAAGAGTATTCCTGTCATGACAACTGAGATGGGATCAGCAGCAAATTTCAAGACGGTTCCTTCTAAGATAATTGAAACTTATGAGACCTCAACATTCCACAAAGAGTCTATGGAATCCAAATTTCAGGAAACCCAGGAGATCTTCAACAGTGTCCTTGGGTTTTCAGATCAGTCACTCCTGCAGGGCAACATTCTCAGCAGAACACAGGTGCTTGGCACAACCACAACTCTTTTTGAAGATATAGCTTTGTCTGATGCTTTCCTGAAGGATTACTACACGCAGGTACAGTAATAACCTTACATGCACAACGGTTTGAGGCTGCCTCAGAGATACTGACGCCAGTATTTGCCCTTTGTCCCAGAGAGCTCAGTGGGCTATGCCAGTAAAAGATGGACTGTTGGAATTTCACTTTGATGGCCAGGGCTCCTCGGCAGGCTCggtcagcagctgcagcctcctggacTCTCAGGATGACTTGCAGTTCCTTGACGACATTGGGATGAAGTTCAAAACTCTGGCAGAAATCTGTTCTCCACCAGAAAAACCATTACCATTCACAACTACTCTATCTGTAGAAACCCTGACACGCCGTGACCAAACTGTTCAGCCACAACTTGAGTCTGTTGTTGAGACGATGCAAATTGATGGGAGAAAAGAGACGTTAATTTCAATGTCTCTCATCTCCAAATCATCTGTCAATAATCTAAGCACCTCCCCAACCTCAATGAAACTTCCTCACACTAAAATCGCCACCATCAAACATTCCTGTAACGACAGTCAAATGGCTGCTTTGCTTCCTCAGTCACAGACAGTgttactacagcagcagccagtttaCTACACTACTAGTACTGTCCTGCACCCTGTGCAGTATGTGGTCCAACCACCAATTCAGAATATGGTGCTACTTGCAGATGAAGCCCCCAGGGCTAATTTTCCAGGTGTTTTTGTGGTGCATGACTCCAAGAATCCCCCTGGACCAGTAAAAGGTTCAGCATGTGGGATTGTTATCAAAGGATCTGAGCACAGCAAAAACCTTGAGAGCCGCGCGAGTCCAACAAGCCCTACCCTGGTGCTTCCAGTGAGCCCAGGTATGGCTCAGAGCTCAGGCTCTGTCAAAGGCTGGAAGATTGTGGTGCCAAATCCAGATGGTAAACCTAATTTTGTTGGCTCATTAGTTGCCAATAAAAGTTCAGGTGTAGCACAGAAGGATCCAGTACCATCCTGGGGTACCTTGCACATATGTGCTATCCCAGTAAAGAAAGCTGCCCCTCCTCAGGAGAGTAAAGACCAGCAGCCTGAGTAGagttgcttttcttttgtcagaGAAAACTATATCTAAAACCAGAAGGGAATATACAAGCATATGTCCAGTCGGCCACACAGGCTGGGCAATGAAAATCAGAGTACCAACAAATAGATTGAcagtgtttcacacacacatgtaaatcTGATTCACTGAAGAGGTCACTATTAGAATATGTTAATGTGGGAGCTGATATAAAGAAGATATGGTCATCCAGGGTTTCGTTGCTGAGGTCGCTTATGCAACgagaaaatacaaataattaCACAAATCTCGCACCAGAACTCCCACTACATCACAGTAAAGACCAGAACAAAGACAGCAAGGAGATCTGCATCAAAGTGGAGTTGAGTATCAAAAGAACCTATAAAAGCAGCTGTGAAGACTCAACAAGTGAAACAAGTAACAGAGGaagaatgtaaataaatgtaaaacacagtGCACAGCACCTCTTGCTACATAGTTAAAACAGGATATGTAACACTTAACATATTATTATCTGCAAGTAAGAAGAAGCTCATGATATAAAGTGGAACCCTCGACCACAGTGGCAGTTTGGAGGAGGTATTGTTGATGGAAAAACTAACAGTTAATGGAGATTTAATGATAATGGAGTGATTATAGAAGCTAGGCCAGACCTTTAAACACATGTGTGCTTTAGTTGTGATGTTGTGATCTTTGTTAGTTGAGCACCAGTTTTTTGTGGGTGTAGATTGTTTATCCGCGTATGAAAGGCACTGTAAAACTGGGATTTGGAGGGTTGATGTACAGTATAGTTCTATTAAAAGAGGAGCCTTGTGAAACCTCATTGCTCATGTTGACGTGAGATTGTGAGTGTCTCTCTTTCCTGCTTCAGGTGTTTACACAGACCAGATTGCAGAAAAATATGCCACCTCCTTTAAACTCTGTCTAGTTAATTATATAAAGgcaaatcagaatcagaatcagaagcaggtttattgccattgttcatgtaatacacagtattacacaaactaggaatgtgtcatggtgtgacgctgcgacaatcaacataaagaagaccacactagaataagttaaataaaataaaataagacaaaataagataagacatatatacattatatacataaatagtaggtGGTAAGAGGtatgtggtaagaaatagtgcaggtccaagcaggagtaatgtattgctcgtgagtccgactggctgctgtacatggtgcttaagtgataagtcacttggtgttcagcagcctgatggcagaggggaagaagctgttcgtgtagcgggaggttttggtccgaatggaccgtagtctcctgcctgaggggaggggggaaaacagtccgtgaccagggtgggaagggtcggccgtgatccgacctgcacacctccgggtcctggagatatacaggtcctggatggatggaagcctgcagccgatcaccttctcggcagcgcgcacgacgcgctgcagcctcagtctgtccctgacggtggcaccagcgaaccacacagtgatggaggaggtgaggatggactcgatgatggccgtatagaactgcgccaacatcctgggaggcagtttgagcttcctcagcttccgtaagaagaacatcctttgctgggccttcttgatgagggagctgatgttcggctcccacttaaggtcccgggtgatggtggtgcccaggaagcggaaggagtccgcgatggtgatgggggagtccatgagggcaagggggggcaaaggggctgtgactttcctgaagtccacaatcatctccactgtcttctgagcgttcagctgcaggttgttgtgtccgcaccaggacaccagtcgagccacctccctcctgtaggcagtctcgtctccattggagatgagcccgatgagggtggtgtcatccgcaaacttgatcagcttgacagactggtggcttgaggtgcagcagttagtgtacagggagaagagcaggggggaaagtacacagccctggggtgatccggtgctgatggtgacggagtccgagacagtcttccccagccgcacgtactgcctccgatccgtcaggaagtgagtgatccacctgcagagggagtcaggcacactaagctgggacagcttgtcctgtagcagagcggggcggatggtattgaatgcagagctgaagtccacaaacaggatcctcgcgtaggttcccggggagtccagatgctgcaggatggagtgaagggccaggttgaccgcgtcgtccacagatctgttggctctgtaggcgaactgtagtggatccaggaggggggtggtgatggacttgaggtgtggcaggatcaggcgctctaaggacttcatgactacagaggtgagcgccacaggtctgtagtcgttaagcccagtgagccgtggcttcttggggacagggacgatggttgaggttttgaggcaggctggcacctggcacgactccagggaggagttgaagatgtctgtgaagacaggagtcagctcctctgcgcagtgcctcagggtggaaggagacacgccgtccgggccaggggccttgcgcgggttcaacctggcgaactgcctgcgcacatcctgctcactgatggtgaatgaagggggggaggaggggggaactggtggtaagtgatggggggggggactgatggtgagtggagggggagaggaggaggggactgcctttgatggagtgaggtccatgggggcagtggcgctggggggaggggaggtgttgggcatggctgacgaggtgtcaaagcgggcatagtggagggacaggctctgacaaagggctttgtcgtcctgaccctttgaagcctgaggcctgtagtcggtgatctgcctcaggcctctccacacagaagcagagtcgttagcagtaaactgctgctgaagtttctccgaatacacagatttagccctcctcagttccttgctaaaccggtatttggcctctctgtagcagtctctgtctccacttttcagcgctgcttccttttccttcctgatctgtctgagtttcggtgtgaaccagggcttgtcgttggaataactcaccctagtgcgcgttggtagaatgcgctcctcacaaaagtggatatatgaggtcacagtgtccgtgtactcatccagatcatgtgtggcccctttaaacatgtcccagtcagttgtgtccaagcacgtgcgcagctcctccacagcctcactggtccatctcttcgtggtgctcacggcTGGCTTTGTTAGTTTAAATGAAGGTAAACACAATTTAGTTTAGAACTTCTACTCATCTTCCTTAAATTTAAGGTATCAAGAAAATaatttccatcctcctccattTCTGTCTAAATGCATTTATGGTCAACTTCAACCTCAAAGTGTTTATTGTCATATGTACAGAAGAAACAAGTTCATTGTACAACAAAATTCTTACATTGCTACCCATGAGGAATGCCAGaacaagcattttaaaaaaaagtagtttaACAATAGTACAAAAATAGTGCAAGAAGAAATAGTGTAGCAGTACATTGGTTATAGCAATTGCAATACAATAAAACAAAGTACAAACTGTGCAGGAATAAACAGATAGTATATACAAAtatacaaataataataatgtgcaaATGCAGTGCAGATATGTGCAAATGCGCAACAGAGGAATGTATGCAAATCTATTGTGTGTGGTAGTCCGTGGTTGTATGTCCTGTCAACTGTTCAGGAGTCTGATGGCACTTGGATAGAGGGAGTTCTTCAGCCTGGAAGTCCTGCATTTTACACTTTTGTACCTCCCATCTGAGGGCAGAATGGTGAacagggggtgggtggggtccTTCAAGATGGAGGCAGCTCTACTACGGACTCTGCGGTGGTAGATGCCCTGCAGGGAGAGCAGCGGAGTCCTGGTGATCTTCTTGGCTAGTCTTCATCACTCTTTGCAGGTGTTTGAGGTCCATCGCAGTAATGCTGCTGTATCACACAGTGATGTAGCTGGTCAGGATGCTCTCAACAATGCCGCTGTAGAAGTTGCTGAGGATTTCCTGTGACATACCAAACTTCCTCAGCCTTCTCATGAAATACAGCTGTTGTTGAGCCCGGTGTTGTCCTTGTGGGAAGTGACACAGTTGTGGGTGAACAGGGTAGAGGATGGAGCTGAGGACACATCCCCGAGGGGTGCCAATGTTTGTGGTGATGCTGGCTGAAGTCCTATTTCTGATCCTGACAGACTGGGGTATGCCGGTCAGAAAGTCCAGGAGGCAGTCACAGAGGGTGGGATGCAGGTGGGGTGCAATGTCATGTTTTTTGTGGATAGTAGTGTGACAAGTGTGGACAGTTTGTGGGTGAATTTGTGACTGTGTCAAAGGCAGAGCTGTAGTCGAgtattgttggatcgcaatacctctcgtgtgtcactgctaatccacgtgttctttgaatgaagacttcaagaagaaaaatgccaatttcaaaatgtatttagcaatagaaccaattcaagatacaaatattacagagctctgggccagttcataaccctacaataacagagtccattgccagggcatgaaatctgacaacctaactatcccttggcccagtcttttatagaaacacaaatgcaaattatcaatgctcatacagtccaatccagtccttcttcttagatgacctcgtcctcttcttccagtcccatttgatgttggtgcagtccttgttctccattgtcttcccagatggccagatcaaagttcacattcttcatgcaaataagctTATTAAGCTACACCACAATGCTGTCCCATTTTACGATAGGTGTTTAACACCTCCAGCCTGACTTCCTCCTGAGATCTAAACACAGTCCTGTCAAAGAAATGTCTCTGATCTTTAatacatttgctaatgagtctaccatgcctaacttctaaagtacttttAAGATAAGACAGGAACATATAGTAGAACACATGataacaagataaacacaacTCTTCAGTATCCTGATGTAGGAGTCTTTATTTTCCAGGTGGAGAAGGGAATAATTGAGGGCAGCAGCGACGGCATCTGAGGTGGACCTGTTGGGCCGGTAGGCACACTGCAGGGGGTCCGTGGTGTCCGGTATACTGCTCTGAATGTGGGTCAGCACCACTCTCTCAAAACACTTCATAATGATTGGAGTGAGTGCTGCTGGCCTGTAGTTATTCATGCAGGTAGGTGGATTCTTCTTGGAGAGGAGGACGATGGGTGTGCTCTTGAAGCAGAGTGGAACAATGCTCAGGCTAAAGGAAAGGTTGAAGATGGAGTTGAGAGCATCAGCCAGCTTGTTGCCACAAGCTCTGAGAGCCTGCCCAGGGACATTGTCTTGTCCATTTGCCTTGTGGGGGTTGATCTTCCTCAGGGCCCTGTTTACTTGGTCTGATGATAaggttggtgggggggagggaagaaGTGTCCCGTGTGCGTTGCCTCTCTGTGTTGTAGCTTGAGGTCTTAAAGTGGATGTAAAAGGTGTTGAGGTTGAGGCCTGGGCTCAATCGCGAGTGCCTGTTGGCCAAGCCAACGTCCATGggatggtgaagaaggagctgagccagaaggTGAAGCTAgatcgatttaccggtcgatctacctcccaatcctcacctatggccatcaacgttgggtggTGActgaaagaacgagatcgcggatacaagcggccaaaatgagtttCCTAAGGTTAGCCGAGCTcaaccttagagatagggtgagaagctcggacatccaggagaagctcggagtagaacagctgcttctccacatcgaaaGGAGTCAGCTTGGGTGGCTCGGGCACCTGGCCATGATGCCTTCCGggcgcctccctttagaggtgttctggacatgtcccaccgggaggaggcctcgtggccggcccaggactaggtggagggattaca
Coding sequences within it:
- the LOC130528247 gene encoding desmoglein-2.1-like is translated as MKREWILPPAKLMENVDYTQKPYIAKIRSDKDRKEKVEYYLTGPGANKPPVNLFVVDHVTGFVRITDIVDRERYPFFNLTGVAKHTDGTLAEAEIPLTVTILDMNDNAPHFELHSGNVSEASKEGTFVMQIEGRDNDQPGTINSQLSYRIMSQEPEGIGEMFQIDEKTGKLYVKESTLDRETIDFYRLVIQGVDLGGAAGGLKGSGTVEIRVLDINDNIPTLEQSEYTGSVDENIHDVVVLRIQALDLDLEHTDNWRAVFVILKGNEDNLFSIETDENSNEGILKLIKPVDFEEVQNLELSLLIRNVAPFIKGDAVVMDVGVKVGEGEPLAPEAGPDGGASAEVGLHIEGHAGVQGPGVDLSAGLHPEANIDLDINAGGVEPESEPKGKRYSIMIAVNNVPEDPAFVPQFKEVPVTEDPYDQPEDGIIAVLAAVDPDTGKPAENVRYAKASDPDNWFTIDEDTAEIKLNKKPDRESPFVVNGTYIAKIVAVSKEDQSVTATGTIGIKVTDSNDHCPTLTSTHSSLCADKKTVYVTALDEDANPNAAPFTFTIDPEGSQGSWDIEVINGTTAALHSRENLWPGIYKLQVMVSDAQGLSCPVDEVFTLHVCTCVDSDMCHFRPDRRVTSSSELSAAAIGLLLLALGLLLLLPLLLLFCQCGGANTIFPDQFTDLPFEAKQHLISYHTEGNGKDEEVPLKSIPVMTTEMGSAANFKTVPSKIIETYETSTFHKESMESKFQETQEIFNSVLGFSDQSLLQGNILSRTQVLGTTTTLFEDIALSDAFLKDYYTQRAQWAMPVKDGLLEFHFDGQGSSAGSVSSCSLLDSQDDLQFLDDIGMKFKTLAEICSPPEKPLPFTTTLSVETLTRRDQTVQPQLESVVETMQIDGRKETLISMSLISKSSVNNLSTSPTSMKLPHTKIATIKHSCNDSQMAALLPQSQTVLLQQQPVYYTTSTVLHPVQYVVQPPIQNMVLLADEAPRANFPGVFVVHDSKNPPGPVKGSACGIVIKGSEHSKNLESRASPTSPTLVLPVSPGMAQSSGSVKGWKIVVPNPDGKPNFVGSLVANKSSGVAQKDPVPSWGTLHICAIPVKKAAPPQESKDQQPE